One genomic region from Conexibacter woesei DSM 14684 encodes:
- a CDS encoding 3'-5' exoribonuclease YhaM family protein: MQVRELSDGQEFEQALLVRAAEPRTARDGRALLRLRLGDRSGSITAVVREPGEQDRTLLRGGAVVWVRARYEVDERYGPQLALEAWREAAPHEFNRLDLTAGPPRSPEQMEADLRALLATIRDEHLRTLLDGVFGAQTASWERFRAAPAAKYYHQAYRHGLLEHSLTVAQGVSAMAATFPGIDRDVAVTGALLHDVGKLDAYTSEEPIELTDAGRLQGEIALGYHTVRELIERIDGFPPPLAQAILHIILSHHGSLAHGSPVVPCTREATLVHMIDNLGGRLGSFDRIERELPPGATWSSWDKALGAGAYFPDAAGSPAPADSELAA; encoded by the coding sequence ATGCAGGTGCGTGAGCTGAGCGACGGCCAGGAGTTCGAGCAGGCGCTGCTGGTGCGCGCGGCTGAACCGCGCACCGCGCGCGACGGCCGCGCGCTGCTGCGCCTGCGGCTCGGCGATCGCAGCGGCTCGATCACGGCCGTCGTGCGCGAGCCGGGCGAGCAGGACCGGACGCTGCTGAGAGGCGGAGCGGTCGTCTGGGTCCGCGCCCGCTACGAGGTCGACGAGCGCTATGGGCCGCAGCTGGCGCTGGAAGCGTGGCGCGAGGCCGCGCCACACGAGTTCAACCGGCTGGATCTGACCGCCGGACCGCCACGCTCGCCCGAACAGATGGAGGCCGATCTGCGCGCCCTGCTGGCGACGATCCGCGACGAGCACCTGCGCACGCTGCTGGATGGCGTCTTCGGTGCGCAGACGGCGAGCTGGGAGCGCTTCCGCGCGGCACCGGCGGCGAAGTACTACCACCAGGCGTATCGGCACGGGCTGCTGGAGCATTCGCTGACCGTCGCGCAGGGCGTCAGCGCGATGGCGGCGACGTTCCCCGGCATCGACCGCGACGTCGCGGTGACCGGCGCGCTGCTGCACGACGTCGGCAAACTCGACGCATACACGAGCGAGGAGCCGATCGAGCTGACCGACGCCGGCCGCCTCCAGGGCGAGATCGCACTCGGCTATCACACCGTTCGGGAGCTGATCGAGCGGATCGACGGCTTTCCGCCGCCGCTCGCGCAGGCGATCCTGCACATCATCCTCAGCCACCACGGCTCGCTCGCGCACGGCAGCCCCGTCGTCCCGTGCACGCGCGAGGCGACGCTCGTGCACATGATCGACAACCTCGGCGGGCGGCTCGGCAGCTTCGACCGGATCGAACGCGAGCTGCCGCCGGGCGCGACCTGGTCCTCTTGGGACAAGGCACTTGGCGCGGGGGCGTACTTCCCCGACGCCGCCGGGTCGCCCGCGCCTGCTGACAGCGAGCTGGCAGCGTGA